The DNA region CCCTGGAAGCTTCGGCCGACGAGGTCGAGCCCGCCGACGGATCGATCGAGATCTTCTCCGCCCCCGACCGGCTGGAGGAGATCGTCAAGAGCTTGGAAGCCGCGAAGGTCCCCGTCCAGTCGGCCGCCCTCGCCTACGTGCCGCAGACCCTCGTCCCGGTCCAGGACGTGGAGGTGGCCCGCTCGCTGCTTCGCCTGCTCGAGGCGCTGGAGGAGCACGACGACGTCCAGCACCTCTTCGCCAACTTCGAAATGACGCCGGAAACGATGGCCGTTGCGGAAGCCTCGGTCCCGGGGAAATAAGAGAGGCGATGACCTCGTCGGAAATTCGCGAGAGCTTTCTCCGCTTCTTCCGGGAACGGGGTCACACGATCGTCCCCTCGGCCCCGCTCCTGCCCGATTCGCCCAACCTGCTCTTCACCAACGCGGGGATGAACCAGTTCGTGCCGATCTTCCTCGGCCTCCGTCCCGCTCCCTATTCCCCGCCCCGCGCCGCGGATACCCAGAAGTGCATCCGGGCCGGGGGGAAGCACAACGACCTCGAAGAGGTGGGATTCGACACCTACCATCACACCTTCTTCGAGATGCTGGGCAACTGGTCCTTCGGCGACTACTTCAAGAAGGAAGCCATTTCCTGGGCCTGGGAGCTGCTCACGGGTTGGTGGGCCTTCCCCCCGGCCAGGCTCTACGCCACGGTCTACGCGCCCGGCCCGGGCGATCCGGGCGAGTTCGACGCCGAATCCTACGAGATATGGGCGGCTCTCTTCGCGAAGGCTGGCTGCGACCCGGCGATCCACGTCGCGAAGTTCGGCAAGCGCGACAATTTCTGGATGATGGGCGACACCGGCCCCTGCGGCCCCTGCTCGGAAATCCATGTCGATCTCACCCCGGAAGGGAAGAGCCTCGGGCGGCTGCTCAACCGGGGAGACCCGCGCTGCCTCGAGGTCTGGAACCTCGTCTTCATCCAGTACGATGCGCGCGGCGACGGCTCCCTCTCCCTCCTGCCGGCCCGGCACGTCGACACGGGCATGGGGCTCGAGAGAATCGCCTCGATCCTGCAGGGAACGGCGGGCTTCCGCAACTTCCCCGAACGGATCTCCAACTACGACACCGATCTCTTCCGCCCCCTCCTCCGGACCCTCGAAAAGCTTTCCGGGCTCCCCTATCGGGGTACCGTGCCCGAGCCCGGCGGCCGCGCAGAGCCGAGCGATATCGCCTTCCGCGTCATCGCCGACCACTTCCGGGCGCTCGCCTTCGCGATCGCCGACGGCATCCTCCCCGGCAACGTCGGGCGGGGCTACGTCCTGCGCCGGATCCTCCGCCGGGCGACCCGCTTCGGCCGCAGCCTGGGCCTTCAGCCCCCTTTCCTCCCCGAGCTTCTGCCCGCCCTGCTCTCCGCGATGGGGGACGCCTTTCCGGAGCTGGCCGCGCAGGAGTCGCGGATCGCCGCTGTTCTCGCGGCTGAGGAGAGCCTCTTCGCCCGGACCTTGGAGAGAGGACTCTCCCTCTTCGAGGACCTCGTCGCGAAGGCCGCCGGACGCCCGGAGCGGAAGATCACCGGAGAGGAAGCTTTTCTCCTGTACGACACCTACGGCTTTCCGCTCGATCTGACCGAGCTGATGGCGCGCGAGCAGGGTCTTTCGGTCGATGCGGAAGGCTTCGCCCAATGCATGGAAGCGCAGCGGAGCCGCTCGGCGGCGGCCCGGGAGGACGACCTCCTGAGCGTCGCGGCCCGAACTGATTTCGTCGGCTACGAGGAGCTGGAGGCCGAGGGGGAGGTCGTCCTCCTTCTGGCCGGGAACCGCGCGGTCTTCGACCGGACGCCGTTTTACGCCGAGATGGGAGGCCAGGTCGGCGACACCGGCACGGTGGAGCTGCCGCTGGAGGGGCGCCGCCTTCCGGTCCTCGATACCGTCCGTTCGGCCGGCGGCGCGCACCTCCACCGGTTGGCGGAGCTCGACGGGCTGGAGCCGGGCTGCCGGGCGGTCCTCCGGGTCGATCGGGAGCGCCGGAAGCGGATCGCCATCCATCACACGGCGACCCATCTTCTCCACTGGGCCCTCCGCGAGGTTCTCGGCCCGCAAACCGTCCAGCGGGGCAGCTACGTCGGCCCCGATCGCCTCCGTTTCGACTTTTCCCGCACAGGCCCGCTCTCCCCCGACCAGATCGCGTGCGTGGAGCGGCTCGTCCAGGAACGCATCGCCGCGGACGAGCCGGTCCGCTGGGAAGAGCGCCCCTACTCGGAGGTTAAGAACGACCCCCGCATCCTCCAGCTCTTCGGCGAAAAATACGGCGAGCGCGTCCGGGTCGTCTCCATCGGAGACTTTTCACAGGAACTCTGCGGGGGGACCCACATCCGCCGCACGGGCGAGATCGGCTTCTGGAAGATCCTGACCGAAACTGGGGTGGCCGCGGGCATCCGTCGGATCGAGGCTGCGGGCGGCGCCGCTCTCCTCGACTTCCTGCGCGACCAGGCGGAAGCTCAGGAAAAGGCGTGGGAAGGCCTGCGGCGAAAGGATCCGGCCCTTCCCCCGCTCCCGCCCTTTTCCGTCGAAGGGGAGCCCGCGCTGGCGACCGATCGGCTGGCGCAGCGGCGCCAGACGCTGCGGGAGCTGGAGCAGCGGGTGCGCGAGGCCGAAAAGCAAGCGGCTAAGAGAGCCGAAGAAGCATTGCGGGCCCGCGCCGACCGGGACGCCGAAGCAGCTCGGAGCGCCGCCGAGCGCTACGGCTCTCTTCCGGTTCTTGTTTTCGACTGCGGCTCCGCGCCTGCGGCGTACCTCCCGCTCCTTTGGCAGGCCCTTCGCGCCCGTTGGGGAGGAGTTGCGGTCCTCGCCTGCCGCGACCAAGGACGGGCGGCCTTCCTGGTCGGGGTCTCCCCTTCCCGCGCTTCCCGGGTCGACGCCGCCCGGCTCCTCCGGGAGATCCTCGCGCCGATCGCGGGCAAAGGCGGAGGCCGCCCCGAGCTCGCGCAAGGAGGAAGCGGGCGGCCGGAGAGCATACCGGCGGCCTTGGCGCACGCCCGGGAGCTTCTCCGGGCGATCGGCGGGGCCCTCTAGACACCCTTGTTATGCAACCGATCGGACGCTTTCTGGTGATCGCCGGCCTTCTGCTCGCCGGAATCGGGCTGCTGATCAGCCTCGGAGTCGGCACCAAGTGGATCGGGAGGCTGCCGGGGGATATCCGGATCGAGAAGGGCGACGTCCACTTCTACTTCCCGATCACCACCTGCCTGCTTGCCAGCCTCCTGCTGAGCGCGATTCTCTGGCTTTTCCGGCGCTGACCCGGATACGGGATCCCCCTTCCCCGGCGGGAGCTCCGCCGGAAAGCCGGGATCCCGCCGGGGCCGACGACGACAAGCCGGCTACGGCTTGATGTCTTCGTCCGGAATCGCGTTGAGGTCGGCCTCCGTCAAGGGGGTGGTGCGCTGGGCGTACTCCGCACGGGCCGCCTTCACCTGCTCCGGGGTCACCGGGGTTCCCTTGTTGCCCCAGGCCTGCCGGGCGTAGGTCAAGATCGCTGCGATCTTCTCGTCCGAGAGGATCGCTTTCCAGGGCTGCATCGGCCCGTTGAACTGCATCCCGTTGACCGTGATCGGGCCCTGCAAGCCGTTGAGGACGATCGCCACCGCCCGCTTGGAGCCGCCCGTCATCAGGGGGGAGCCGGCCAGCGGCGGATAGACGGCCGGGATCCCGGCGCCGTTCGGCTGGTGGCAGGCGGCGCAGTTCATCATGTAAAGCTGCTCGCCCTGCTTCACGTCCTGGGCGGAGACGGCCAGCGGAGCCAGCAGCAGCGCTCCGCCCGCGAGGGCGAGCCGCCGGCTTCGCCGGGCTGCTTCCGGAGAAAGAAACGGGAGACGAAAGCCAATCCGATCGGGCAAGGGTGTCTTCATCGTAACCCACTGATGAGTCGGTTCGTTATGCCTTTTGTCAATCCCAAAGCGCCGATGCGCTTTATTTCCCCGACGGCCTACGGCGCCAGCCGCTGGATCTTCCATCCCCCGGTCGGCGCGCGCAGGTACTGGAAGCGGTCGTGCAGGCGGTTGCTCCGGCCTTGCCAAAATTCGATCTCGTCGGGCAGCAGGCGGTAGCCCCCCCAATGGGGAGGAAGGGGAATCTCGCCGGAGGCGAACCGTTCCTCCATCTCCCGAAAGCGCCTCTCCAAGAATGCGCGCTCGGGGGGGATCGGCTCGCTCTGCGGGGATGCCCAAGCGGAGAGGCGGCTCGCCACCGGCCGGCTTTGAAAATAGCGCGCCGACTCCTCCGCGCTCGTCTTTTCCACGGCGCCGCGGGCGCACACCTGCCGCCGGGAAGCCGGCCAGAAGCAGGTGAAGGCCGCCTGGGGATTCTCCTCGAGATCCCTCCCCTTGCGGCTGCGGTAATTCGTAAAAAAAATAAAGCCCCGGTCGTCGACCGCCTTGAGCAGCACCATCCGGTTCCGCACTCTCCCCTCCCGGGACGCGGTGGCCAGCGCGGCCGCGGAGGGATCGCCCGCCTCGAGGCGCCGCGCCTCCTCGTACCAGGAAAGAAACTGCCGCAAGGGGTCGTCGTCGAGATCCGCCCGTTCCAGCGGGGGCCCCGCCAGCTCCTTGCCCGAACCCTCGAGATACCTCATCGCCGTTTCTCCTTTCTTCCCGCCGAGTCCCGCGGCCCGCGCAAGGCTATCCCGCCTCCTTCGGAGCGGCAAGAAAGGGTTGCGATCGCGACGCGGGTTGCCGTCCCGGAGGAGATCGGCGCGCAATCTCCTTTCCCCCCGAGCGGTGATAACGTATTCTCGGTCCTGCATGGCAAGCCGATCCGCCTTTCCGCTGCTGTTGCTCCTGCCGCTGCTTCCGGTTTCCGCCCGGGCTGCCCAGGACGGCTCCGGCCCGTCACTGCCGCGCTCAATCGTTTTCCGGGGGGAGGAAATCTTCCTGCGCCTGGTTTCGGAAGCGGAAAGGGGCGGCTGGCGGGCGCTCCCGATCGGCGACCGGACGGCTCGGGTCGGGTTGGCGCTGGTGGGAACCCCCTACAAGAACTGGACGCTGGAGATCGACGACCATATCGAAGCCCCTTCGGTCGATCTTTACGAGATGGACTGCTGGACCTTCTTTG from Methylacidimicrobium sp. AP8 includes:
- the pdxH gene encoding pyridoxamine 5'-phosphate oxidase, coding for MRYLEGSGKELAGPPLERADLDDDPLRQFLSWYEEARRLEAGDPSAAALATASREGRVRNRMVLLKAVDDRGFIFFTNYRSRKGRDLEENPQAAFTCFWPASRRQVCARGAVEKTSAEESARYFQSRPVASRLSAWASPQSEPIPPERAFLERRFREMEERFASGEIPLPPHWGGYRLLPDEIEFWQGRSNRLHDRFQYLRAPTGGWKIQRLAP
- the alaS gene encoding alanine--tRNA ligase — protein: MTSSEIRESFLRFFRERGHTIVPSAPLLPDSPNLLFTNAGMNQFVPIFLGLRPAPYSPPRAADTQKCIRAGGKHNDLEEVGFDTYHHTFFEMLGNWSFGDYFKKEAISWAWELLTGWWAFPPARLYATVYAPGPGDPGEFDAESYEIWAALFAKAGCDPAIHVAKFGKRDNFWMMGDTGPCGPCSEIHVDLTPEGKSLGRLLNRGDPRCLEVWNLVFIQYDARGDGSLSLLPARHVDTGMGLERIASILQGTAGFRNFPERISNYDTDLFRPLLRTLEKLSGLPYRGTVPEPGGRAEPSDIAFRVIADHFRALAFAIADGILPGNVGRGYVLRRILRRATRFGRSLGLQPPFLPELLPALLSAMGDAFPELAAQESRIAAVLAAEESLFARTLERGLSLFEDLVAKAAGRPERKITGEEAFLLYDTYGFPLDLTELMAREQGLSVDAEGFAQCMEAQRSRSAAAREDDLLSVAARTDFVGYEELEAEGEVVLLLAGNRAVFDRTPFYAEMGGQVGDTGTVELPLEGRRLPVLDTVRSAGGAHLHRLAELDGLEPGCRAVLRVDRERRKRIAIHHTATHLLHWALREVLGPQTVQRGSYVGPDRLRFDFSRTGPLSPDQIACVERLVQERIAADEPVRWEERPYSEVKNDPRILQLFGEKYGERVRVVSIGDFSQELCGGTHIRRTGEIGFWKILTETGVAAGIRRIEAAGGAALLDFLRDQAEAQEKAWEGLRRKDPALPPLPPFSVEGEPALATDRLAQRRQTLRELEQRVREAEKQAAKRAEEALRARADRDAEAARSAAERYGSLPVLVFDCGSAPAAYLPLLWQALRARWGGVAVLACRDQGRAAFLVGVSPSRASRVDAARLLREILAPIAGKGGGRPELAQGGSGRPESIPAALAHARELLRAIGGAL
- a CDS encoding cytochrome c; the encoded protein is MKTPLPDRIGFRLPFLSPEAARRSRRLALAGGALLLAPLAVSAQDVKQGEQLYMMNCAACHQPNGAGIPAVYPPLAGSPLMTGGSKRAVAIVLNGLQGPITVNGMQFNGPMQPWKAILSDEKIAAILTYARQAWGNKGTPVTPEQVKAARAEYAQRTTPLTEADLNAIPDEDIKP
- a CDS encoding DUF2905 domain-containing protein translates to MQPIGRFLVIAGLLLAGIGLLISLGVGTKWIGRLPGDIRIEKGDVHFYFPITTCLLASLLLSAILWLFRR